Proteins from a genomic interval of Nostoc sp. TCL240-02:
- a CDS encoding ABC transporter permease, with protein sequence MRGFVRKAGRLRRMLPVNEHLWTKFDLLRTLVRRDLEARYKGSVLGNLWPLLNQLSQLLIYTYVFSIVLKVKLSLKGLPENNFIFGLWLFAGLLPWIAFTGGLMQSSGSVIAQPNLVKKIVFPLALLPIVPVLSTFIESSFGLMALIFFVAVTSHTLHPTLALLPLVWLTQLLLTAGLGYLTAGLTVFLRDIPQTLTVILNLWLYLTPIVYPASAIPEKWRGLVFWLNPMTAIAEVYRDLILLGEVKHWYEWGVATAIAAIVFYCGFSMYKRLRPAFADVL encoded by the coding sequence ATGCGAGGATTTGTACGTAAAGCAGGGAGGCTCAGACGCATGCTCCCAGTCAACGAACACTTGTGGACAAAGTTTGACTTACTCAGAACTTTGGTGCGTCGGGATTTGGAGGCGCGGTATAAGGGTTCTGTTTTGGGCAATTTGTGGCCTCTACTAAATCAACTATCACAATTACTGATTTACACCTATGTGTTTTCGATTGTGCTGAAAGTGAAGTTAAGTCTCAAAGGTTTACCAGAAAATAACTTCATCTTTGGTTTATGGCTGTTTGCAGGTTTACTTCCCTGGATTGCTTTTACAGGGGGTTTGATGCAGTCTTCTGGTTCAGTCATAGCACAGCCAAACTTAGTCAAGAAGATTGTATTTCCCCTAGCTTTGTTACCGATTGTGCCAGTTTTGTCAACGTTTATTGAGAGTTCTTTTGGTTTAATGGCGTTGATTTTTTTTGTAGCGGTAACTTCTCATACTTTACATCCTACTTTGGCACTATTACCCTTGGTATGGCTAACCCAGTTATTACTAACAGCAGGATTGGGTTATTTAACAGCAGGGTTAACAGTATTTTTGCGAGATATACCGCAGACTTTAACAGTGATTTTAAATCTTTGGTTATATCTGACACCAATTGTTTATCCAGCGTCAGCAATTCCAGAAAAATGGCGGGGATTAGTATTTTGGTTAAATCCCATGACGGCTATAGCTGAAGTTTATCGCGACTTAATTTTACTTGGGGAGGTTAAACACTGGTATGAGTGGGGAGTTGCTACTGCGATCGCAGCGATCGTATTTTATTGTGGATTTTCCATGTACAAACGTTTGCGTCCCGCCTTTGCTGATGTATTGTAA
- a CDS encoding ArsA family ATPase: MTLILTFLGKGGTARTKIAIAAAKSLASQGKRVLLAGQAEPTLSILLGTPIGVDPQEIAPKLQAVQLKTSVLLERNWDEVKKLEAQYLRTPIFKDVFGQELVVLPGMDNALALNAIREYDASGKYDAIVYDGTGDSLTLRMLGLPESLSWYVRRFRQLFVNSDLGKTITESPLIQPLISSFFNINWTADNFAGPTNQVNNFLEKGRAALADPKRLAAFLVTTGDPIDVANARYLWGSAQQIGLTVGGVLLVSPETNVNLPEEFIPLPVSVVPDSPTGDWQALIDALPNFEAQALQAPKPIEIDIHNRQVRLFLPGFDKKQVKLTQYGPEVTVEAGDQRRNIPLPPALSGRPVAGAKFQNNYLIISF; encoded by the coding sequence ATGACTCTAATATTGACATTTTTGGGCAAAGGCGGCACCGCTCGTACCAAAATTGCGATCGCCGCCGCCAAATCATTGGCAAGTCAAGGCAAGCGTGTACTCCTCGCAGGACAAGCAGAACCAACATTGTCAATCCTGTTGGGTACTCCCATTGGTGTCGATCCTCAAGAGATCGCTCCCAAGTTACAGGCGGTACAGTTGAAAACATCTGTACTGCTTGAGCGTAACTGGGACGAAGTGAAAAAACTAGAAGCGCAATATCTCCGCACACCCATTTTCAAAGATGTTTTTGGTCAAGAACTGGTAGTATTACCAGGAATGGACAACGCCCTAGCCCTCAATGCTATCCGCGAATATGATGCCAGTGGCAAATATGATGCGATCGTCTACGATGGCACGGGTGACTCTTTAACGTTGCGAATGTTGGGTTTGCCAGAATCTCTCAGTTGGTATGTTCGGCGATTTAGGCAATTATTTGTCAACTCCGATTTGGGTAAGACTATTACTGAATCGCCCTTAATCCAACCGCTAATTAGCAGCTTTTTTAATATCAACTGGACAGCAGATAATTTTGCAGGGCCTACCAACCAAGTCAATAATTTCTTGGAAAAAGGGAGAGCCGCTCTTGCCGATCCGAAGCGTCTTGCTGCTTTTTTAGTGACCACAGGAGATCCAATTGACGTAGCAAATGCTCGTTATTTATGGGGTAGCGCTCAACAAATTGGTTTAACAGTCGGTGGTGTTCTGCTTGTGTCTCCTGAAACAAACGTCAATCTGCCAGAGGAATTTATCCCCCTACCTGTGAGCGTCGTTCCGGACTCACCAACAGGTGACTGGCAAGCACTGATAGACGCATTACCCAACTTTGAAGCACAAGCTCTACAGGCTCCTAAACCAATTGAAATAGACATCCACAATCGTCAAGTACGCCTATTCTTGCCAGGTTTTGACAAAAAGCAAGTCAAGCTTACTCAATATGGGCCAGAAGTCACGGTAGAAGCAGGAGACCAGCGCCGGAATATTCCCCTACCCCCGGCTTTAAGTGGCAGACCCGTTGCTGGAGCAAAGTTTCAGAATAATTATTTGATAATTTCGTTTTAA
- a CDS encoding acyltransferase, whose translation MLPTIQTDINNHNRLDALLALRAFACLMVVMTHCNPPRNAIFYKGYDLSWLTFSPGGVGVWIFFSLSGYLMGKAFYTERYTADVPGVINFWRNRLLRICPLYYFAVLILALFVYTDILKIENWGYLFRIITFTYNQSFPPTWNGAMWSLSTEVQFYILVPFLYIFLLQRLVSRKQFVIIAIFIIFFTFIVRLIFWISLRHQISEQIKYVIEYSYTPLVTNIDLFICGFIVNGLIFNNQKMIKIKKIKEIRIPQSYMKYFAIILLITLYMLTAHHLYYQELWNLPERAGKGIRTSTAFFIWQPITALITSFFIFVFEFEMYQPSIKNETLSFSAILRNPLRVVELFGNISYGVYIWHIPIITKISPILTSQIPIEAFYMRLINTLVLSTLLASITYYVIEVPFSRWKTYQKIEMVKY comes from the coding sequence ATGCTTCCAACCATCCAAACAGATATTAATAATCATAATCGTTTAGATGCACTACTCGCTCTGCGTGCTTTTGCATGTTTAATGGTAGTAATGACTCACTGTAATCCTCCTAGAAATGCGATTTTTTATAAAGGTTATGACCTGAGTTGGCTAACATTCAGTCCAGGTGGTGTAGGTGTCTGGATTTTCTTTTCTCTGTCAGGATACTTAATGGGTAAAGCTTTTTATACTGAACGTTACACTGCGGATGTTCCGGGGGTTATCAATTTTTGGCGTAACCGATTATTAAGAATCTGTCCTCTGTATTATTTTGCTGTATTGATTTTGGCTCTATTTGTTTATACCGATATTCTTAAAATAGAAAATTGGGGATATCTGTTTAGAATAATTACCTTTACATACAATCAGTCATTCCCACCAACATGGAATGGAGCAATGTGGTCTTTGTCAACAGAAGTACAGTTCTACATACTTGTTCCCTTCTTGTACATTTTTCTATTACAGCGTTTAGTTAGTAGAAAACAGTTTGTAATTATAGCTATTTTCATCATTTTTTTTACTTTTATTGTAAGGCTTATATTTTGGATTAGCTTACGACATCAAATTAGTGAACAGATAAAATATGTAATTGAATATTCCTATACTCCATTAGTGACAAATATAGATTTGTTTATATGTGGTTTTATAGTGAATGGATTAATTTTTAATAATCAAAAAATGATAAAAATAAAAAAAATTAAAGAAATTAGAATTCCTCAATCATATATGAAATATTTTGCTATTATTTTGCTTATTACTCTTTATATGTTGACTGCTCATCATTTATATTATCAAGAACTATGGAATTTACCAGAGCGTGCTGGTAAAGGTATAAGAACATCTACAGCCTTTTTTATTTGGCAACCAATAACTGCATTAATCACATCTTTTTTCATATTCGTATTTGAGTTTGAAATGTATCAACCTTCAATCAAAAATGAAACTTTATCATTCAGTGCTATTTTAAGAAATCCATTAAGAGTTGTTGAGTTGTTTGGAAACATATCATATGGTGTCTACATCTGGCATATACCAATTATTACGAAAATCAGTCCTATTTTGACATCACAAATTCCTATTGAAGCATTTTATATGAGATTAATTAATACTCTGGTTTTATCAACTTTATTAGCATCTATTACATATTATGTAATAGAAGTTCCATTTAGTAGGTGGAAAACTTACCAAAAAATTGAAATGGTAAAATATTAG
- a CDS encoding FdtA/QdtA family cupin domain-containing protein, whose product MIVNCKIIDFPKIVDPRGNLTFIEGGRHIPFEIQRVYYLYDVPGGAERGGHAHKELQQLIIAMSGSFDIVLNDGYEQKRYHLNRSYYGLYICPMIWREIDNFSSGSVCMVLASTFYDEADYYRNYHEFIANVRLESDESTIY is encoded by the coding sequence ATGATTGTTAACTGTAAAATCATTGATTTTCCTAAAATTGTTGATCCACGTGGCAACTTGACTTTTATCGAAGGTGGCAGGCATATACCCTTTGAAATTCAGCGAGTTTATTATTTATATGATGTTCCTGGAGGTGCAGAACGCGGTGGCCATGCACATAAAGAGTTACAGCAACTGATTATTGCTATGTCAGGTAGCTTCGATATAGTTTTAAATGATGGTTATGAGCAAAAACGCTACCATCTGAATCGCTCCTATTATGGACTCTACATCTGTCCGATGATCTGGAGAGAAATTGATAATTTCTCCTCCGGTTCTGTCTGTATGGTTTTGGCTTCTACTTTTTATGACGAAGCTGACTATTACAGAAATTACCATGAATTTATAGCAAATGTACGATTAGAAAGTGATGAAAGTACTATTTATTGA
- a CDS encoding N-acetyltransferase, whose protein sequence is MISKTAVVETSLIGNNTEIKDFVVIAADVRLGNNVIIHPHVTIESGVVIGNGVEIFPGAYLGKEPKGAGATTRKNEFRKQLFIYDNCSIGPNCVIYYDVEIGRNTLIGDNASIREKVTIGEFCILSRGVTINYNTKIGNRTKIMDLTHITGNCEIGDDVFISVLVATTNDNAIGKLGYDEQRIQGPKISNKVAIGAGANILPGVYIGEDSIIAAASVVNKDVPPGKMVAGNPARVIKTII, encoded by the coding sequence ATGATTAGTAAAACTGCTGTAGTAGAAACCAGTTTAATTGGGAATAATACAGAAATCAAAGATTTTGTAGTTATTGCTGCGGATGTCAGATTAGGAAATAATGTAATTATTCATCCTCATGTAACTATTGAATCAGGCGTTGTCATTGGCAATGGGGTAGAAATATTTCCAGGAGCTTATCTGGGAAAAGAGCCAAAAGGAGCGGGTGCAACCACAAGAAAGAATGAGTTTAGGAAACAGTTATTTATATATGATAATTGTTCTATTGGACCTAACTGTGTAATTTATTATGATGTTGAAATTGGTAGAAATACTTTAATTGGTGATAATGCTTCGATTAGAGAAAAAGTCACAATTGGTGAATTCTGTATTCTGAGCCGAGGGGTGACTATTAACTATAATACCAAGATTGGCAACCGAACAAAAATTATGGATCTAACCCACATTACAGGTAATTGTGAAATTGGTGATGATGTCTTTATTAGCGTGCTAGTTGCTACAACTAATGATAATGCTATTGGAAAACTTGGATATGACGAACAACGTATTCAAGGGCCGAAAATTAGTAACAAAGTAGCTATTGGTGCAGGAGCTAATATTCTTCCTGGAGTATACATTGGAGAAGATTCTATCATTGCTGCGGCATCCGTAGTCAACAAGGATGTTCCACCTGGAAAGATGGTTGCAGGTAATCCAGCAAGAGTGATAAAAACTATTATTTAA
- a CDS encoding DUF2862 domain-containing protein, whose amino-acid sequence MEIGQKVKVFRLRDRVSAPVVKKLGQVGVIQGYKVTDGGGIGVVVMFEDNTSTWFFEDEIKPV is encoded by the coding sequence ATGGAAATCGGACAAAAGGTTAAAGTGTTTCGTTTGCGCGATCGCGTTTCTGCCCCAGTTGTAAAAAAACTAGGGCAAGTGGGTGTCATCCAAGGCTACAAAGTTACCGATGGTGGTGGAATCGGTGTCGTCGTAATGTTTGAAGACAATACTTCCACTTGGTTTTTTGAAGATGAAATCAAACCTGTGTAG
- a CDS encoding ABC transporter ATP-binding protein — protein sequence MGEKIAISLKNVSKCYKRYARPVDRLKELLLPGKTYAQEFWAVRDVSFEVIKGETMGIIGRNGAGKSTLLQLICGTLTPTSGELQVNGRVAALLELGAGFNPEFTGRENVYMNGAIMGLSRQEVDERFDQIAAFADIGDFIDQSVKTYSSGMYVRLAFASAIHIYPDILIVDEALAVGDMFFQAKCMARMRQMMDSGVTVLFVSHDIGSVKSLCQRCAFIEHGQLINIGKASIVVNNYLNNIRKTTNDELKKQLLQQVKNVEISPIKLLQQPNQNNRLKITSAFEILVKTDEEVNFGDSAYRYGDGGAKLLDIKILNSQHEVTEQLDYKEDFYIQASILFEKDFSTFCAGYLIKDLKGIEIIGSTTTTENIDMPAVQAGEVYIIETKTLNILNDGIYTIVFGVELPVMPNEQHIYLDIVDNCVVFKVNAPINPMYRFWSRAYAPVTIDFMKISE from the coding sequence ATGGGAGAAAAAATTGCAATTTCTCTAAAAAATGTCTCGAAGTGCTACAAGCGATATGCTCGTCCAGTTGATCGCCTAAAAGAACTGCTCTTACCAGGAAAAACCTATGCTCAAGAATTTTGGGCAGTACGGGATGTCTCATTTGAGGTGATCAAAGGTGAGACTATGGGCATTATCGGACGCAATGGTGCAGGAAAATCCACACTCCTGCAACTGATTTGCGGAACTTTAACCCCAACGAGTGGAGAACTGCAAGTTAATGGCAGAGTTGCAGCCCTACTGGAATTGGGTGCTGGTTTTAATCCAGAATTTACAGGTAGAGAAAACGTTTACATGAATGGCGCAATCATGGGCCTTTCTAGACAAGAAGTCGATGAACGCTTCGATCAAATTGCTGCTTTTGCTGATATTGGAGATTTTATCGATCAGTCGGTTAAAACATATTCCAGTGGGATGTATGTACGGCTGGCTTTTGCCTCAGCAATTCATATTTACCCTGATATTTTAATTGTGGATGAAGCTTTGGCTGTAGGAGATATGTTCTTTCAGGCAAAGTGCATGGCACGAATGCGTCAAATGATGGATTCTGGAGTTACAGTACTTTTTGTTAGTCATGATATCGGTTCGGTCAAAAGTCTTTGTCAGCGATGCGCTTTTATAGAACACGGTCAACTAATAAATATTGGAAAAGCTTCAATAGTCGTAAACAATTATTTAAATAATATTCGTAAAACTACTAATGATGAATTAAAAAAACAATTATTACAACAAGTTAAAAATGTAGAAATATCGCCTATAAAACTATTACAGCAGCCAAATCAAAATAATCGATTAAAAATAACATCAGCTTTTGAAATCTTAGTCAAAACTGATGAAGAAGTCAATTTTGGTGATAGTGCTTACCGTTATGGAGATGGCGGAGCAAAGTTATTAGATATAAAAATCTTGAATAGTCAACATGAAGTAACAGAGCAGTTAGATTACAAAGAAGATTTTTATATTCAAGCTTCTATTTTATTTGAAAAAGATTTTTCTACTTTTTGTGCTGGATACTTAATTAAAGACTTAAAGGGAATTGAAATTATTGGTAGTACAACTACTACTGAAAATATTGATATGCCTGCTGTCCAAGCAGGAGAAGTATATATTATTGAGACTAAAACACTCAATATCTTAAATGATGGAATTTACACAATAGTTTTTGGAGTAGAATTACCAGTAATGCCTAATGAGCAACATATTTATTTAGATATAGTAGACAACTGTGTAGTCTTTAAAGTTAATGCTCCGATAAATCCGATGTACCGATTTTGGTCAAGAGCTTATGCTCCTGTCACAATCGATTTCATGAAAATTAGCGAATAA
- the chlG gene encoding chlorophyll synthase ChlG, whose amino-acid sequence MSESTPITPNPNPSEALDSVVNNPNEQAIASADRNAKARQLLGMKGAAAGETSIWKIRLQLMKPITWIPLIWGVVCGAASSGNYTWTLENVLKVLTCMLLAGPLMTGYTQILNDYYDREIDAINEPYRPIPSGAIPLSQVIIQIWVLLISGYGLAFVLDVWSGHEFPTITAIAIIGSFIAYIYSAPPLKLKQNGWLGSYALGASYITLPWSTGHALFGELNSTIVILTMFYSLAGLGIAIVNDFKSVEGDRQLGLNSLPVMFGITTAAWICVVTIDVFQGFIAAYLVSIHENLYATILVLLIIPQITLQDMYFLRDPVKNDVKYQASAQPFLVLGMLVTGLALGHAGI is encoded by the coding sequence ATGTCAGAATCAACTCCCATTACCCCAAACCCTAACCCATCTGAGGCATTAGACTCAGTGGTAAATAATCCAAATGAGCAAGCAATAGCATCTGCCGATCGCAATGCGAAAGCTAGGCAGCTACTAGGGATGAAAGGTGCTGCTGCTGGGGAAACTTCAATTTGGAAAATTCGTTTGCAGCTAATGAAGCCGATTACCTGGATTCCCCTAATTTGGGGCGTAGTCTGTGGTGCGGCTTCTTCGGGTAACTATACTTGGACACTGGAAAATGTGTTGAAAGTATTAACCTGTATGCTTCTGGCTGGACCATTGATGACAGGTTACACCCAAATCCTCAATGATTACTACGATCGCGAAATCGATGCCATCAATGAACCTTATCGTCCGATTCCCTCTGGCGCAATTCCCCTATCCCAGGTAATTATTCAGATTTGGGTATTGCTGATTTCTGGCTATGGTTTAGCATTTGTGCTAGATGTGTGGTCTGGTCATGAATTCCCAACAATTACAGCGATCGCGATTATCGGTTCTTTTATCGCCTATATTTATTCTGCACCTCCCCTGAAACTCAAGCAAAACGGCTGGCTAGGTAGTTACGCCTTGGGTGCAAGCTATATCACCCTACCTTGGTCTACAGGACACGCTTTATTTGGTGAACTCAATTCCACAATTGTGATTTTGACAATGTTCTACAGCTTGGCTGGATTGGGTATTGCCATTGTTAATGATTTTAAGAGTGTAGAAGGCGATCGCCAGCTAGGATTAAATTCACTACCTGTAATGTTTGGCATTACTACTGCGGCATGGATTTGTGTAGTGACAATTGATGTATTTCAAGGATTTATCGCAGCTTATCTCGTCAGCATCCATGAGAATTTGTATGCAACAATACTAGTACTCTTAATCATCCCGCAAATCACCTTGCAAGATATGTATTTCTTGCGCGATCCTGTCAAGAATGATGTTAAGTACCAAGCCAGTGCCCAACCGTTCCTTGTTCTGGGAATGCTGGTAACAGGTTTAGCGCTAGGTCATGCTGGCATTTAA